Proteins encoded together in one Yersinia mollaretii ATCC 43969 window:
- the dsbC gene encoding bifunctional protein-disulfide isomerase/oxidoreductase DsbC codes for MKRSLLLLPMLIAALTGLAHADDTAIQQTLKKLDIQQADIQPSPIPGLSTVMTESGVLYISADGKHLLQGPLYDVSGTQPVNVTNQSLVKRLEALSGEMIVYKAPQEKHVVTVFTDITCGYCHKLHEQMKDYNALGITVRYLAFPRQGLSSQAEKDMRSIWCTADRNKAFDDAMKGTEISPATCKTDISKHYQLGVQFGIQGTPAIVLQNGTVVPGYMEPKEMLQMLNKHQASVKAAG; via the coding sequence ATGAAAAGAAGTTTATTACTGCTGCCGATGTTAATCGCGGCCCTCACTGGTTTGGCTCATGCTGACGATACTGCTATCCAGCAGACACTGAAAAAACTCGATATTCAGCAAGCGGATATCCAACCGTCGCCGATCCCCGGTCTGAGTACGGTAATGACTGAAAGTGGTGTGCTTTATATTTCTGCAGACGGCAAACATCTGTTGCAAGGCCCACTGTATGACGTGAGTGGGACTCAGCCAGTGAATGTGACCAATCAGTCGCTGGTTAAACGGCTGGAAGCATTGAGCGGCGAAATGATCGTGTATAAAGCGCCGCAGGAAAAACATGTTGTTACCGTGTTTACCGATATCACTTGCGGCTACTGCCATAAATTGCATGAACAGATGAAAGACTATAATGCGCTGGGGATTACCGTGCGCTATCTGGCCTTCCCGCGCCAGGGGTTAAGCTCTCAAGCGGAAAAAGATATGCGCTCCATCTGGTGTACGGCGGATCGCAACAAAGCATTCGATGACGCGATGAAAGGGACCGAGATCTCACCGGCGACTTGTAAAACCGATATCAGCAAGCATTACCAGCTAGGTGTGCAGTTTGGTATTCAGGGAACACCTGCCATTGTGCTGCAAAATGGCACTGTGGTTCCGGGATATATGGAGCCAAAAGAGATGTTACAGATGCTGAATAAGCATCAAGCTTCCGTAAAAGCAGCGGGTTAA
- the fldB gene encoding flavodoxin FldB has translation MKIGLFYGSSTCYTEMVAEKIRDILGEDLVDLHNLKDVSPRLMEEYSILILGIPTWDFGELQEDWEAIWPQLTELNLKGTIVAMYGMGDQFGYSEWFLDALGMLHDHIAPLGVKFIGFWPTSGFEFTSPKPLSADGKHFVGLALDEVNQYDLSEARIEQWCEQILLEMDELL, from the coding sequence ATGAAGATTGGTCTCTTTTACGGCTCCAGCACCTGTTATACCGAAATGGTAGCAGAAAAAATCCGCGATATTCTCGGCGAAGATTTGGTTGATTTACACAATCTAAAGGATGTTAGCCCCCGCTTGATGGAGGAGTATTCCATCCTGATTTTGGGTATTCCTACCTGGGATTTTGGTGAGTTACAGGAAGACTGGGAAGCCATTTGGCCACAGTTAACTGAGCTTAACCTCAAGGGAACGATTGTCGCCATGTATGGTATGGGAGATCAATTCGGTTATAGCGAATGGTTCTTGGATGCCCTCGGCATGTTGCATGACCATATTGCGCCGCTGGGCGTGAAATTTATCGGTTTTTGGCCAACTTCAGGGTTTGAATTTACCAGTCCCAAACCTCTCAGCGCCGATGGTAAACACTTTGTCGGTCTGGCGTTGGATGAGGTTAACCAATACGACCTGAGTGAAGCGCGGATCGAGCAGTGGTGTGAACAAATTCTGTTAGAGATGGACGAACTGCTTTAA
- the xerD gene encoding site-specific tyrosine recombinase XerD, whose protein sequence is MQQQNNPLIEQFLDALWLERNLAENTLASYRLDLHALTGWLDHHGSDLLRAGSQELQSFLAERIEGGYKATSSARLLSAMRRLFQYLYREKLRDDDPTAALSSPKLPQRLPKDLSEAQVDALLNAPNVDIPLELRDKAMLEVLYATGLRVSELVGLTISDVSLRQGVVRVIGKGNKERLVPLGEEAVYWIENYMEHGRPWLINGQALDVLFPSNRSQQMTRQTFWHRIKHYAILAGIDSERLSPHVLRHAFATHLLNHGADLRVVQMLLGHSDLSTTQIYTHVATERLKQLHQQHHPRA, encoded by the coding sequence ATGCAACAGCAAAATAATCCGCTGATTGAGCAGTTTCTTGATGCTTTGTGGCTGGAGCGAAATCTGGCGGAGAATACGCTGGCGTCATACCGTTTGGACTTACATGCATTAACTGGATGGCTAGATCATCACGGCAGTGATTTATTGCGCGCCGGTTCGCAGGAGTTGCAATCTTTCCTTGCTGAGCGCATTGAGGGTGGATATAAAGCCACCAGTTCCGCCCGTTTGCTCAGTGCGATGCGGCGGCTATTCCAATACTTATATCGCGAAAAGTTACGCGATGATGATCCGACAGCCGCGCTTTCATCGCCTAAGCTGCCGCAGCGACTACCGAAAGATCTCAGTGAGGCGCAGGTTGATGCATTGCTCAACGCCCCCAATGTCGATATCCCGCTGGAGTTGCGTGATAAAGCGATGCTGGAAGTGCTTTATGCCACGGGCTTGCGGGTGTCTGAACTGGTCGGGCTAACCATCAGCGACGTCAGTTTGCGCCAAGGCGTGGTGCGGGTCATTGGTAAAGGCAATAAAGAGCGGCTTGTGCCTTTGGGCGAAGAAGCAGTGTACTGGATTGAGAATTACATGGAGCACGGGCGGCCGTGGCTTATCAATGGTCAGGCGCTGGATGTGCTGTTCCCCAGCAACCGCAGCCAGCAAATGACCCGCCAGACTTTCTGGCATCGAATCAAACACTATGCGATCCTTGCGGGTATTGATAGTGAACGGCTTTCGCCCCACGTATTGCGGCATGCTTTTGCCACGCATCTGTTGAATCATGGTGCGGATCTGCGTGTGGTACAAATGTTACTGGGCCACAGTGATCTGTCGACGACCCAGATTTATACCCATGTAGCGACTGAACGTTTGAAGCAGCTACACCAACAGCATCATCCGCGCGCATAA
- the creD gene encoding cell envelope integrity protein CreD, producing the protein MFKSVLFWKIATLLGLILLMMVPKEMLLNVIDERSGYRQSVIDKVSDSTSRSQKILGPLIVVPYSEWVETEVDGKKQGQRVSRHRYLLPEVMTVKGAPNVEVRQLGIYKAQVYQGELYFHSQFEVSSLDDLDREGVIIGTPSLVLALSDSRGIQQISPLTLGSEKINFEPGAFLGRSAQGVHAPLTRAQIQQGKFDIDFKLTLTGTNSLSVVPVGRSSELTLQSNWPHPNFVGEFLPMQRKVDENGFRAHWSSNWLANSMNINFASDGALFDFNELPAFTTSLMEPVDHYQLTERAIKYAILFIGLTFFSFFLFESLTSLRVHPIQYLLVGAALVLFYLMLLAFSEHLGFTWAYLIASLSCSTLIAVYLSAVLGGWLRGVLFASGLLLLYGVLFGLLQSEDNALLLGAGLLFIVLAAVMLLTRRLDWYQVASPPRFTGAKNSESTTMETDAKTEDMSIEALPAGGGSQDKFRLWK; encoded by the coding sequence ATGTTCAAATCTGTACTGTTTTGGAAAATAGCCACACTGCTGGGCTTAATTTTGTTGATGATGGTCCCGAAAGAGATGTTGCTGAATGTCATCGATGAGCGCAGCGGCTATCGGCAGAGTGTGATTGATAAAGTGAGTGACAGCACCAGCCGATCTCAGAAGATCCTTGGCCCGCTGATTGTGGTGCCTTATAGCGAATGGGTGGAAACAGAAGTGGATGGCAAGAAGCAGGGGCAGCGGGTTAGCCGCCATCGCTACTTACTGCCCGAGGTCATGACAGTCAAAGGTGCGCCAAATGTTGAAGTGCGCCAACTGGGCATTTATAAAGCGCAGGTATATCAGGGGGAGCTTTATTTCCACAGCCAATTTGAAGTCTCCTCGCTGGATGACTTGGATCGCGAGGGCGTCATCATTGGCACACCGTCGCTGGTATTGGCACTAAGTGATTCACGAGGTATCCAACAGATTTCGCCGCTGACGCTAGGCAGTGAAAAAATCAACTTTGAGCCGGGGGCTTTTCTGGGGCGATCGGCGCAAGGAGTGCATGCCCCGTTGACACGGGCACAAATTCAGCAGGGCAAATTTGATATCGACTTTAAGCTGACTCTGACGGGAACCAATAGCCTCTCGGTAGTACCGGTTGGGCGTAGTAGCGAGCTGACCTTGCAGAGTAACTGGCCGCACCCTAATTTTGTCGGCGAGTTCCTCCCGATGCAGCGCAAAGTAGATGAAAATGGCTTCCGTGCGCACTGGAGCAGTAACTGGCTGGCTAATAGCATGAATATTAACTTTGCCAGCGATGGAGCACTTTTTGATTTCAATGAGTTACCTGCATTCACCACCAGCCTAATGGAGCCGGTTGACCACTATCAGTTAACTGAGCGCGCGATCAAATACGCTATTTTATTTATTGGCCTGACATTTTTCAGCTTCTTCCTGTTTGAAAGCCTGACCTCACTGCGGGTACACCCGATTCAATATTTATTGGTTGGCGCGGCGCTGGTATTGTTCTATCTGATGTTACTGGCGTTCTCTGAACATCTGGGGTTCACGTGGGCTTATCTGATCGCCAGTCTGAGTTGCAGCACATTAATTGCTGTCTATCTGAGTGCGGTTTTGGGCGGCTGGTTACGTGGTGTGTTGTTTGCCAGCGGCTTATTGCTGCTGTACGGGGTGTTGTTTGGCTTGCTGCAATCGGAAGACAATGCACTGTTACTCGGGGCTGGATTACTGTTTATTGTGCTGGCGGCAGTGATGTTGCTGACGCGGCGGCTGGACTGGTATCAAGTGGCCTCACCACCCCGTTTTACCGGCGCAAAAAACAGTGAATCAACGACGATGGAAACCGACGCTAAAACTGAGGATATGTCGATCGAAGCCCTGCCTGCGGGGGGCGGCTCTCAAGATAAATTCCGGTTGTGGAAGTAA